A genome region from Oryzias latipes chromosome 2, ASM223467v1 includes the following:
- the LOC110016625 gene encoding NLR family CARD domain-containing protein 3-like isoform X2 has product MISVSLELPTEGFDCCSLTFLLRVHREKKRSGPQSAERPRADVGLQESFGEHQISLRSRSEHVAEGIEEAGRQTLLNRVYTELYITEELRPEAHTQHEVMQLETTTKTNQLHDTAIKNPDIFKVLPDQHRSIRVVLTSGVAGAGKSFSVQKFTLDWAEGLENQDISAVVPLSFREMNLIRDEQHSLLSLIQLFHPTLQKIPAEQLSVCKLLFIFDGLDESRLSLDCNNSLMVSDVTHKSSVNVLLTNLIQGRLLPSALVWITSRPAAANQIPPSCVDRLTEVRGFNDAQKEEYFRRRFPDGELSSRIISHIKGSMSLYIMCEVPVFCWITAVVLEKLLTTEQRGELPTTLTDMYSHFLMVQTKRKKNKYQQEHQTSPQELTEIDREVLLKLGRLAFEHLEKGNIMFYQEDLQQCGLDVTEVSVYSGVCTEIFRRECEIFQKPVYSFVHLSVQEFLAAVYMFHCYSNRKVKVIEDFLDNNMENPSLDEFLSRVMEKSLQSKTGHLDLLVRFLYGLSVESNQRLLGGLLGQTEKNPGTIQGRLVGLLGQRKKNPETIQRAINNLKNINSGGVSPDRSINIYHCLMEMKDLSVHQEIQEFLKSKNNSKKKLSEIHCSALAYTLQMSEEVLNELDLNQYKTSDEGKRRLIPTVRNCRKFKLPVCGLSVTHCEIVASALKSNPSRLTELDLSNNFLEDSSMKVLCSGLESPNCRLQTLRLRHCILSEISCEALVSALKKNPSNLTELNLSYNNLQDSGVPHLCGFLESPDCRLQTLRLRNCSLSKTSCAALVSALKSNPSHLTFLDMTLNGLQCSDVQQLQDLVESPNSKLQTLRWWEY; this is encoded by the exons ATGATCAGCGTTAGTCTGGAACTTCCCACTGAAGGCTTTGATTGTTGTTCACTAACGTTTCTCCTTCGTGTCCacagagagaagaagaggagtgGACCCCAGTCTGCAGAAAGACCCAGAGCTG ATGTTGGTCTGCAGGAGAGTTTTGGAGAACATCAGATCAGTCTGAGGAGCAGAAGTGAACATGTGGCTGAAGGAATTGAAGAAGCAGGAAGACAAACGCTCCTCAACAGGGTCTACACTGAGCTCTACATCACAGAGGAACTGAGACCAGAGGCTCACacccaacatgaggtgatgcagctggagaccACCACCAAGACCAACCAGCTCCATGACACTGCAATCAAGAACCCAGACATCTTCAAAGTCCTCCCTGACCAACACAGATCCATCAGAGTGGTTCTGACCAGCGGAGTTGctggagctggaaaaagcttctcagtgcagaagttcactctggactgggccGAGGGCTTGGAGAACCAAGACATCAgtgctgtggttcctctgtCCTTCAGGGAGATGAACTTGATCAGAGATGAGCAGCACAGTCTTCTCTCTCTGATCCAGCTGTTCCATCCAACACTCCAGAAGATCCCAGCAGaacagctgtctgtctgcaaacttctgttcatctttgatggtctggatgaaaGCAGACTTTCTCTGGACTGCAACAACAGTCTGATGGTGTCTGATGTCACACACAAGTCCTCAGTCAACGTGCTGCTCACTAACCTCATCCAGGGACGTCTGCTGCCCTCAGCTCTGGTCTGGATCActtccagacctgcagcagccaatcagatccctccttcatgtgtggacagactgacagaagtcCGAGGCTTCAATGATGCtcagaaggaggagtacttcaggaGGAGGTTCCCAGATGGAGAGCTGTCCAGCAGAATCATCTCCCACATCAAGGGCTCCATGTCCCTCTACATCATGTGTGAAGTtccagtcttctgctggatcactgctgtggttctggagaagctgctgaccacagagcagagaggagagctgcccaccaccctgactgacatgtactcccacttcctgatggtccagacaaagaggaagaagaacaagTACCAGCAGGAACATCAGACAAGTCCACAAGAGCTGACAGAGATTGACAGGGAAGTTCTTCTGAAGCTGGGGAGGCTGGCatttgaacatctggagaaaggAAACATCATGTTCTACCAAGAAGACCTGCAGCAGTGTGGTCTGGATGTCACAGAGGTCTCAGTGTACTCTGGAGTTTGTACTGAGATCTTCAGAAGAGAGTGTGAGATCTTCCAGAAACCGGTCTACAGCTTTGTTCATCTGAgcgttcaggagtttctggctgcagTCTACATGTTCCACTGTTACTCCAACAGGAAGGTAAAGGTCATTGAGGACTTCCTGGACAACAATATGGAGAACCCATCCCTGGATGAGTTTCTGAGTAGAGTCATGGAGAAATCCCTGCAGAGTAAAACTGGACACCTGGACCTGCTGGTTCGCTTCCTTTATGGTCTCTCTGTGGAGTCCAACCAGAGACTCTTGGGAGGCCTGCTGGGTCAGACAGAGAAGAATCCAGGAACCATCCAGGGACGCTTAGTGGGCCTGCTTGGTCAGAGAAAGAAGAATCCAGAAACCATCCAGAGAGCCATCAACAACCTAAAGAATATCAACAGTGGAGGAGTCTCTCCTGACAGAAGCATCAACATCTATCACtgtctgatggagatgaaggacCTCTCAGTTCATCAGGAGATCCAAGAGTTCCTGAAGTCAAAGAACAACTCAAAGAAGAAACTCTCAGAGATCCACTGCTCAGCTCTGGCCTACACTCTGCAGATGTCAGAGGAGGTTCTAAATGAACTGGATCTGAACCAGTACAAGACATCAGATGAGGGTAAACGGAGACTGATACCAACTGTGAGGAACTGCAGAAAGTTCAA ACTTCCAGTATGTGGACTCTCAGTGACTCACTGTGAAATTGTGGCTTCAGCTCTAAAGTCAAACCCATCCCGCCtaacagaactggacctgagcaaCAACTTCCTGGAGGATTCATCCATGAAGGTTCTGTGTTCTGGACTGGAGAGTCcaaactgcagactgcagactctgag GTTGAGGCACTGCAttttgtcagagatcagctgtgaagctctggtctcagctctgaagaaaaacccgtccaaTCTGACAGAATTGAACCTGAGCTACAACAActtgcaggattcaggagttcctcatctgtgtggttttctggagagtccagactgcagactgcagactctgag GTTGAGGAACTGCAGTCTGTCAAAGACCAGCTGTGctgctctggtctcagctctgaagtccaacccaTCCCACCTGACATTCTTAGATATGACCTTGAACGGCCTTCAGTgttcagatgttcagcagctccaggatctggtggagagtccaaactccaaactgcagactctgag GTGGTGGGAGTACTAG
- the LOC110016625 gene encoding NLR family CARD domain-containing protein 3-like isoform X1: MISVSLELPTEGFDCCSLTFLLRVHREKKRSGPQSAERPRAADVGLQESFGEHQISLRSRSEHVAEGIEEAGRQTLLNRVYTELYITEELRPEAHTQHEVMQLETTTKTNQLHDTAIKNPDIFKVLPDQHRSIRVVLTSGVAGAGKSFSVQKFTLDWAEGLENQDISAVVPLSFREMNLIRDEQHSLLSLIQLFHPTLQKIPAEQLSVCKLLFIFDGLDESRLSLDCNNSLMVSDVTHKSSVNVLLTNLIQGRLLPSALVWITSRPAAANQIPPSCVDRLTEVRGFNDAQKEEYFRRRFPDGELSSRIISHIKGSMSLYIMCEVPVFCWITAVVLEKLLTTEQRGELPTTLTDMYSHFLMVQTKRKKNKYQQEHQTSPQELTEIDREVLLKLGRLAFEHLEKGNIMFYQEDLQQCGLDVTEVSVYSGVCTEIFRRECEIFQKPVYSFVHLSVQEFLAAVYMFHCYSNRKVKVIEDFLDNNMENPSLDEFLSRVMEKSLQSKTGHLDLLVRFLYGLSVESNQRLLGGLLGQTEKNPGTIQGRLVGLLGQRKKNPETIQRAINNLKNINSGGVSPDRSINIYHCLMEMKDLSVHQEIQEFLKSKNNSKKKLSEIHCSALAYTLQMSEEVLNELDLNQYKTSDEGKRRLIPTVRNCRKFKLPVCGLSVTHCEIVASALKSNPSRLTELDLSNNFLEDSSMKVLCSGLESPNCRLQTLRLRHCILSEISCEALVSALKKNPSNLTELNLSYNNLQDSGVPHLCGFLESPDCRLQTLRLRNCSLSKTSCAALVSALKSNPSHLTFLDMTLNGLQCSDVQQLQDLVESPNSKLQTLRWWEY, from the exons ATGATCAGCGTTAGTCTGGAACTTCCCACTGAAGGCTTTGATTGTTGTTCACTAACGTTTCTCCTTCGTGTCCacagagagaagaagaggagtgGACCCCAGTCTGCAGAAAGACCCAGAGCTG CAGATGTTGGTCTGCAGGAGAGTTTTGGAGAACATCAGATCAGTCTGAGGAGCAGAAGTGAACATGTGGCTGAAGGAATTGAAGAAGCAGGAAGACAAACGCTCCTCAACAGGGTCTACACTGAGCTCTACATCACAGAGGAACTGAGACCAGAGGCTCACacccaacatgaggtgatgcagctggagaccACCACCAAGACCAACCAGCTCCATGACACTGCAATCAAGAACCCAGACATCTTCAAAGTCCTCCCTGACCAACACAGATCCATCAGAGTGGTTCTGACCAGCGGAGTTGctggagctggaaaaagcttctcagtgcagaagttcactctggactgggccGAGGGCTTGGAGAACCAAGACATCAgtgctgtggttcctctgtCCTTCAGGGAGATGAACTTGATCAGAGATGAGCAGCACAGTCTTCTCTCTCTGATCCAGCTGTTCCATCCAACACTCCAGAAGATCCCAGCAGaacagctgtctgtctgcaaacttctgttcatctttgatggtctggatgaaaGCAGACTTTCTCTGGACTGCAACAACAGTCTGATGGTGTCTGATGTCACACACAAGTCCTCAGTCAACGTGCTGCTCACTAACCTCATCCAGGGACGTCTGCTGCCCTCAGCTCTGGTCTGGATCActtccagacctgcagcagccaatcagatccctccttcatgtgtggacagactgacagaagtcCGAGGCTTCAATGATGCtcagaaggaggagtacttcaggaGGAGGTTCCCAGATGGAGAGCTGTCCAGCAGAATCATCTCCCACATCAAGGGCTCCATGTCCCTCTACATCATGTGTGAAGTtccagtcttctgctggatcactgctgtggttctggagaagctgctgaccacagagcagagaggagagctgcccaccaccctgactgacatgtactcccacttcctgatggtccagacaaagaggaagaagaacaagTACCAGCAGGAACATCAGACAAGTCCACAAGAGCTGACAGAGATTGACAGGGAAGTTCTTCTGAAGCTGGGGAGGCTGGCatttgaacatctggagaaaggAAACATCATGTTCTACCAAGAAGACCTGCAGCAGTGTGGTCTGGATGTCACAGAGGTCTCAGTGTACTCTGGAGTTTGTACTGAGATCTTCAGAAGAGAGTGTGAGATCTTCCAGAAACCGGTCTACAGCTTTGTTCATCTGAgcgttcaggagtttctggctgcagTCTACATGTTCCACTGTTACTCCAACAGGAAGGTAAAGGTCATTGAGGACTTCCTGGACAACAATATGGAGAACCCATCCCTGGATGAGTTTCTGAGTAGAGTCATGGAGAAATCCCTGCAGAGTAAAACTGGACACCTGGACCTGCTGGTTCGCTTCCTTTATGGTCTCTCTGTGGAGTCCAACCAGAGACTCTTGGGAGGCCTGCTGGGTCAGACAGAGAAGAATCCAGGAACCATCCAGGGACGCTTAGTGGGCCTGCTTGGTCAGAGAAAGAAGAATCCAGAAACCATCCAGAGAGCCATCAACAACCTAAAGAATATCAACAGTGGAGGAGTCTCTCCTGACAGAAGCATCAACATCTATCACtgtctgatggagatgaaggacCTCTCAGTTCATCAGGAGATCCAAGAGTTCCTGAAGTCAAAGAACAACTCAAAGAAGAAACTCTCAGAGATCCACTGCTCAGCTCTGGCCTACACTCTGCAGATGTCAGAGGAGGTTCTAAATGAACTGGATCTGAACCAGTACAAGACATCAGATGAGGGTAAACGGAGACTGATACCAACTGTGAGGAACTGCAGAAAGTTCAA ACTTCCAGTATGTGGACTCTCAGTGACTCACTGTGAAATTGTGGCTTCAGCTCTAAAGTCAAACCCATCCCGCCtaacagaactggacctgagcaaCAACTTCCTGGAGGATTCATCCATGAAGGTTCTGTGTTCTGGACTGGAGAGTCcaaactgcagactgcagactctgag GTTGAGGCACTGCAttttgtcagagatcagctgtgaagctctggtctcagctctgaagaaaaacccgtccaaTCTGACAGAATTGAACCTGAGCTACAACAActtgcaggattcaggagttcctcatctgtgtggttttctggagagtccagactgcagactgcagactctgag GTTGAGGAACTGCAGTCTGTCAAAGACCAGCTGTGctgctctggtctcagctctgaagtccaacccaTCCCACCTGACATTCTTAGATATGACCTTGAACGGCCTTCAGTgttcagatgttcagcagctccaggatctggtggagagtccaaactccaaactgcagactctgag GTGGTGGGAGTACTAG